The Halarchaeum grantii nucleotide sequence AGCAAGTGATGGATGCGTTGGGCCGGTAGCTCAGTTAGGCAGAGCGTCTGACTCTTAATCAGACGGTCGGGGGTTCAATTCCCTCCCGGCCCGCTTCCTGAAGGACTGATGCCGAGTTAGACCGTTAGCGGCTGAACTGGTTACTGATAGGGGTTAGAGCAACTACAACCTTGTGGAACCCCCGGTATTTTGGCGTCAGTTCATCACGAACCTACCGCGCATCGTCGTCCTCCGGTGGTTTTGGTTCAGCCGAAAACGGTGTCTCTCTGCATCGAGTCAATTCTGTCGCGCGCGAGGATTCGGCCTCGGTGATACACCCAATATCTGATTTTGTGGCTTCCACCCGACCTAAGAGGACGCTCCTACAGACTACCAGCAGATAGGTGATCGAATACTACCTGTTCCTTGTTCAGGCTTTGACCCCACCAGAAGTCGGTCAGAGATCATCACTCGCGTTCCGCTGTTCCGCACACCAATCGAGAATCTCCTCACGGAGATTGTCAGGCGTCGGCCCGAACAGTCGTCCAAGCCGCCAGCCGAGGTTGTTCCACGTCAGTTCTTCGAGTACTCCTTCGTACTCTTGCCCCTCAACCGCGCGTGTCCAGCCCTGCTTGAAGTTTCGTCGGCGTCCGTCGGTCAAGTCCTTGCGCTTGTCCTCCTCGTACGTGAGGCCCTCCAAGTCGAACATGGCGAACTCAACATTTCAGAAGAAGACTCATCAATGCTTGCCCCCACGTTGAATCCAGAGATGACCTTAGCCGACGAGATCGAGGAAGTGGAGCCGGAGGAAGTGCGCCTCGATGAAGCGATGCTCGGCTACAACATCTACGTGTGTGGCGAATACGCGGGTGCTATCGAAGGTGTACCCGGTTCGTTGGAGCATCTCGTAGTGGAAATGCATTGGGAGGGGAAGGGGGTGGGTCGAACGGCACTTCGTAAGTTCATCGAGCTGAGTCGTGCTGAGGGGTGTTCTGTTGTCACGACGAACAACGACGTGCATCCCGCGATGACGCATATCCTCGAAACGGAGGGCTTCGAGGAGCAGACAGACGGTATTGGGTGGGAGAAGGAAGTTCAGTAATCTTCCGTCAGTAGATCAAGTGCGACTCCAGTTCCGAACGTATCGCTTCCTGAGTCTCTCGTACGTTCTCCAGTCGGTGACTCACAGCATCGAGGTCGCTGTTACTCTCCTCGACTCCCTCGGCGATCTGCTCCAGTAGTTCCTGCTGTCGTTCGAGCATCGAACGAATTGCGGTCACGTCGTAGTCGGGTGAGAGCTGTTCGAGCGTGGCTGTCTCCTCCGCAATAAGGAGCTGAAGGAGTTCGGATTCGTTCCCGACCGCATCGTTGGCTTCGACGGCGGCCTCCAGCTTATCGCCCTGTTCGGGGGATAACGCCACCTCGATGAGTTCTGGCTCGTAGGGTGTCACACTCGCTCCTGCTCGGGCCACCATGTAAATCGTTGGTCAACAACACATCAAGGGCGGCGAAAAAGCCCCCATACGCCCACAATTAGTAGACGCAGAACGCCGGGATTTTCGCCGTCTCAGCGACCCAAAATCGGAGTGAAATCACCCCAATTTCGCAGAGCGGCTTACCTATCTGCACGCCCTACGGGGGGTGGGTGATGTTCTAACCGGTGGTTAGACAATTGTCGTACTCTTTCGCGTGTACCCTACACTCTCTGCGACGTGGTGCTGTACGGTTTCTTAGACGGGTTTCGGTGGGAAGATTATGCTTCCCCACTTGTAGAGTTGCGGAGCTTCTGTATCGCTCTGCTGTGGCTTCTGATGGGCTACGATCTGGTGGGAAGTGAGGGAGTTGTTCGTCACGGTCGAGCGGGGGGCATACACAGTAGTAGTACTGTTGTAGTTCACCGTATGGTTCACAACTCAACTGGACACTCAAACGGACTAATCAAGTGACTTAACGCATAGAGGGGCAGTAGAACAGCTAACGATATAGAATAGAGTATGACCGTATTACTGTTGTCTCAATCAGTACTATACTACTGTGTATGGTCGGGGGTAGTACTCCGATCAACCTACCTCAGTTACCAACGGGTTGGGCAGTAGGTTCCACGGTAGAGAACCACGACTACCGAGAAGACATTATAGGTTCGACAAATGTCTAAATAGTATTGTTCTTGGGTACCGTGGAGATTGCAGTCTCGTCTGGCTCAACCAGATAATAACACCCGCACATACTCAACCGGGCTATAGGGTTCGACCAGAACCGCTCATCTTGCGACCATAGTCGAAGATCAGAGTCGTATCGGCAGTCGTTTTCAGCCATCGACTGCCAGCGAAACTATCCATACTCCGATCTTCAGTGAGGGGGTAGCGAGTGAGCGACCGATGTGAGTCGAACAAGCCCTCGATGCGGTGATTCCGATGGCACAGGAGCCTTCGGGAAGTCCGAGGATACAAGAAGCGAACAAGACCGCGTGATCTACCGCATCGAGGTCAAGAACGGTCAGATACACGACTTCCGACAACACGATCTCCGACCGCCGAGAGAGTCGTCAGAGGTCGTCCTCAGAGAAGATCAACCGAGCGCTGTTGTCGGTGAGCCACTCCGAGTGCGCTTCGTACTCAGGGTCATGCTCGGCTACGAGTGACCAGAACTCCGAGCTGTGGTTCGCCTCACGGAGATGGGCGAGTTCGTGAACGACGACGTAGTCAACGATCTCCGGCGGAGCCATCATCAGTCGCCAATTTAGGCCGAGTGTTCCGTTCGAGGAGCAACTCCCCCACTTGGTACGCTGGTTCCGAACCTCGATCTGCTCGTACCCAACGCCCATCCGTTCTGCGAAGTAGTCCGTTCGTCGCTCGAACCGTTGGCGGGCATTTCTCCGGTATAGCGTTTCCAAAGCGCGCTCAATGGATGTATCCTCGACGTGGTGTTTCGCAAGCCGAAGCATGCCGTCAACAACGCTCGATGAAGGACGCTGCTCGACGACAACCTCGTGTTCCTCTCCGAGATACGGGAACGACTCACCCGCCTCGAATCGTCGCTCAGGAACTTGGTCGCGGTACTTCTCGAACCCTCTCGTCTTTTCGACTACCCACGCGGCGTTGTCGCGGAGAAGCTCGTCCGGAGTGACTGCCGGAAACTCGGGAAGGACGACGGTGACACCGTGAATGTCCACGTCGATGCGAGGGTTCGAGGCGTCCGAACTATGGCGCACGTCGTACTCGATGGCGTTCCCAAGCAGGTCGATTTCGTGGAGTTGGGCTTTAGCCATGGTTACGGATGAGGTAGTTCCGGAGCGCGTCCACGAAGTCGTCGTTCCGAATCAGGTGGCCGAGATCGTACTGCTTGACCATTACGTCCAGCAGGATACGCTCGATCTCCGAGATGGTCTGCTGGTTCGTCTTCCAGCCCGGATAGTCGCGGTCAACACGGTCGTTGAACTGTGAGACGATCTCCTCGGCTATCGCTTCCGCTTGCTCCTCGGACTCGATTGCGTCGGGTGTCTCCTCCGTGAGGTGCGTGTAGATGGCGAACTCGGCGTCGTCCATCCCCTGCTCCTCGGCATCTTCTTCGACGCGCATCACCGCGTCCTCAACCGACTTCAGGGCCTCCACAGCATCCGGGTCACTGATCTGGTCGTTCTGCCAGCGTTCGACTATATCGGTCACGCGCTCACTCAGCCGTTTGTATCGTGGATTCTGGTTCTCCCGGGGATGGAGATGTTCCCGAGTAGCGTGAGCGATCTGCGACGCTTTCACACCGGGGTTGTCGAGGTCTTCAACGTCTTCGAGGTACTCCTCCCCGAGCTTGTAGGTGGGGAAGTCACGCTTTATCTCCGTGATTTCGACGTTGTCGCTGATTATCTCCCGCGTCTTCTCCCGCATATCCTCCTCAGGGTCGTCCTCTCCCGATGTGGTTCGCGTGAACGCGACGTGAATCCGACTCAGCCACTTGTAGTCCTGCTCGATGCCTTCGGTCACGAGACGGCCATCCGGCGCGACGGCCTCGTAGAGATTCTGGAGGCGACGGAACCCCTGCTTGAACTCGCGACGTTCGGGGTGGGTGCTGACCCGGTTGACCGCCTCGTAGGTGGCTTCCTGCGTGTCGGTTTTCGGAACCCCGTCGAAGATGGTCATCACCGACTCGACTTGCTCGACGAGGTCGTCGAACAGCTCGTCCTTGTCGCGGGCGGCGTAGGCTTTCGTCTCGGCGTCGTAGTCCAGCGCCTCGTCGATGTTCTCGAAGACGCCTTGGAAGTCCACGATCTCCCCGTTCTCCTTGCCCGGTGCAGGCCGGTTCGTTCGGGCGATAGCCTGCATGAGGTTGTGGTTCTTCAGGTTTCGGTCGAGGTACATCGTCTTCAGTATCGGCGCATCGAAGCCCGTCAGGAGCATGTTGTGGACGACGAGCAGTTCCGGGCCTCCATCTTCCTTGAACGCCTTGACGATGCTGTCACGCTCCTCAGAATCCGTGTGGAACTGCTCGATCAAGTCGGGGTCGTCCTTCGTCGCCGTGTAGAGGACTTCGACAGCATCCTCCCCACGCCGCTCGATGAGTCGTTCCCCGTACATCGCCGCCGACCGACGACTCGGTGTGACGACCATCCCCTTCCAGCCGTTCGGCGCGACGTGTTCCGCGTAGTGGTGGTCGATCTCATCGACGGCGCGGTCAACACGCGGCTCGATCTCCGCGAGCGTCGTCGCGTTCACGTTATCGCGGATGAACTCGCGTTTCTCGTCGGTCGTCATCCCACGGAAGTTCTCCTCGAACTCCTCGTCCAATCCCGCCTCGTCGATCTCCCACTCCATCTCGTGACGGAGCGTGAAGTACACGGGAAGAATCAGACCGTCCTCGATGCCGCGTTTCACGGAGTAGCGATGCAGGTAGTCCTCGCCCTCGGGGGAGAACTCGCGGAACGTGTTCTTGTCCTTCTCGCGTTCTCCCTCCTGAACAGGCGTGCCGGTGAAGCCGAAGTGATAGCAGTCGGGTAACGCCGCATCGAGGCGGCTCCCAAGATCGGCCTCCATGAAGCGATGGGCCTCGTCGGACATGACGATGACCTCGTCGTTGCCCTGCACGTCGGGGTCAACGTCCTCGAACTTCTGGATGGTGGTGAGAACGAGTTCGCTCTGCCCTCGCTCGATGAGTTCTTGCAGGTGGTCGATGCTCTCCGCTTCCGTCCACCGTTCGAGGGAGAGGTTCGCCAGCTGGTCGCGCATCTGGCTGTTGAGCTTGTCCGTATCGACGATGATGAACACCTGCGGGTTCTGCGCCACGTCGCGCTTCAGGAGGTTCTCGGCGGCGTAGAGCATCGTGAAGGACTTCCCCGACCCTTGGGTGTGCCAGATGAGTCCGCGCTTGTGTTCGCCCTTCTGGACGCGGTCGAGAATCCGGTTCACCGCGTAGTACTGCATGTAGCGCGGAACGATCTTCGCGTCCCCGCCAGCTCGCCGTTCGTAGAAGACGAAGTTCTTCAGCAGATCGAGGAGCGTCTGCGGGTTACAGAGCGCGTTCACCGCCTGCCGCATCTCGTTGTCGTCCTCGAACTTCGCGGGGGCGTCGTTCCACGGTTCGTAGAACTCTCGGGGAGCGCCGACAGCACCGTAGCGCAGTTCCATCGTGTCGGCGGCGACGTTGAACAGCCCGGGAGAGAACAGTCGCGGTACGTCGTCTTGATAGGCCAGCAGGTCGCTGACGGCGTCGTGCCAGTCGTTATCCTGCGCGACGCTCTTGAGCTCCATCGTCACGAGCGGAATCCCGTTCACGAACAGGGATACGTCCGGGCGGATGGTTGTCTCCCGGGAGACGGAGAACTGATTCACCGCATGGAAGCGATTCTTCTCGGGGTTCTCGTAGTCGATCAGGTCAACGTAGACCGTCTCAGTTGTGCCGTCGTCGCGCTGGACGGTGAAGGTCTTCCCCTTGGTGAGAAGCTGGTGGAACGCCCGGTTGCCGTCCATGAGGTTCTCCGCATCGAGGTCGCGCTTCAGCGAGGAGACGAACTTCTCCACGTTCTCCTCGGTCACGTCCTCGTTGAGTGCGACGACCTGCTCCGCGAGGAGGTTCCAGTAGACGACCTCGTGGTTGCTCCGTTCGTAGGCGTCATCAAGGACTTTCGCGCCTCTGTCCCCGTCTTGTCCGTGGGTTTCCCATCCGACGCCGTCGAGCCACGAAAGAAGCGAGCGTTCGACGCCGTACTCGGATGGGGTACTAACCATGACGGAGGATATGTTCTGGTATTTCTATATCTTTGTTGTTCGTTCTAACTCTTCCTGAGAAAAGGTCGTCCATAAGACCACGCTTTAGTTGGATGAGTTTCCCTTTATATCGCTTTTCACCACGGTGAATATCCGCTTTCCCGGCGATCTCGTTAGTCTTTTTAATTGTACTGTCAATATTATTTAAAATAGTTGCTATCTTGCGCTGTTCTTCTAAGGGAGGAAGAGGAATCAATAACGAGGCGTATTCGCCAGTATTGATGTTTGATTGTGCTGTCGTTTTCGCACGGCGACGAATCCAATCCCAATAGCGCTCACTAAGCGTGTATTGTAATATATATTGATTGTTAACACCTTGCTCAACCAGTCGGTGCCGGATTGAGTAGCCACCAAAACAACACTCTCCGTCAGTAGGGTCATATAAATACGTTTTTCCGAGTGACGCCCCTACTGAACCACTCCGTGCGAAGAGCAAGTCGCCTTCCTCTAAGATGCCATCCACAGCTTTATCTTCGGAAAGGCTTGCCAGACTATCGTCCTGAAGTCCTCCAAAATCATCAAAATCTTGCGTCCTGATGTATCGAGGTTTCTCAGGGTCGTACTCCTCTGCTGATTCAGTAAGTCCGTATTCGGTTTCAAGCGTGACATCTCCTAACCGAACCGCGTACCAGTCCTCGGGAATATCCCCGACAGAGGTTTCATCAAGGCTCGATTTTACGGAAGACTTCGGTAGATCTTCGATGGTATTCTCTTTGTCACCAGTAAACTCATTCAATGTTCGTTCGTTACTCATAGTTAAGCACCTCCAGGTGATTGTCTATCGTTTCTTCGAGACTCTTACGCTCCTTCTGGAGCCTATGTAACTCCGACCATTCTTCTTTGACATTGATGTCCGGACGTGGCTCAGTTGTGTCAACATATAGGGATACATTCAGATTATAATCATTTGCTTGTATTTCATCAATACCGACAACACGGCTAATGCGGGGTTCGTCTGACCATGTTCTGAAATTCTCAACAATATTATTTAATCCCTTTTCGGTAAGCTCGTTTTGATTAGAAAGTTCTCGATAGAACCCCTCAGACCCTGCATAAGCGAAGAATATCTGGTCTTTCTTCGCCTCGGGCTTATCCGTATTCAGGACTAAGATGGCTGAAGGGATGGAAACATTTTGGAATAGATTGTCGGGCAATCCAACAATTGCCTCAACATAGTCTCTATTAACCATCGGCTTTCGATAGCGGTCTTCGTTACTTCTAAATAACACACCATTTGGAATGAGGATTGCGGCCTTCCCGCCAACGCCGTCCTGATCGGGGCGCTTCAACTGCTTCGCCATGTGCATGATGAAGGCGTAGTCGCCTCGGTCGGCACGCGGGAGCTTCTCGTGCCAGTCGAAGCGCCCGTAGGGGTCGTCTTGGAGGTCGTCTTTCGCCCAATCAGCCGAGAACGGGAAGTTAGCAAGCACGCGGTCAAAGCGCGTGAGTTCGTTCTCCTCGTCGTTCGTGAACGCGGGGTTGGAGAGTGAATCCTCGCGCTGTATCTCTCCATCGAGGCCGTGTATGGAGAGGTTCATCTTCGCAATCGCGGCAATGTCCGGGTTGATCTCCTGCCCGGTGAACGTCATCTTCGAGGGGTCGCCGCCTTGTTCCTCGCGGTAGTACCGCGCCGCCTCGATGAGCATCCCACCGGAGCCAACGGTCGGGTCGTGGAACGTCATGCCGTCCTCGAAGGAATCGACGAGCCGAACGCAGAGGTTGACGATGTGCGGTGGCGTGAAGAACTGCCCGCCGGACTTGCCTTCTTCCTCCGCGAAGTGCCGCACCAAGTCCATATACGCCTCTCCGAGCATATCCGGCGGAACGCTGTCGCGGTCAAGGTCGTACTGTGACAGGTGTTCGATCAGCCGCCCGAGTCGGTCGTCATCGAGGGCGTCGGCGTCGATGTAGTCAGCTCGAAAGACGCCCTGAAGCTGAGGGTTCTCCTCGACGAGTGCGTCGAAGGCCTCATTCAGCGCTTGATCGACGTTGTCGGAGACGGCGCGAAGGTCGTCCCACAGGTAGCCTTCGGGGACGATGGGAATGTCGTAGAGGTTCTCGCGCCGGGCGAACTCCTCGCCGTACTCCTCGGCGTTTTGCTCGTACTGTACCTCGAACTCGTCGGAGATCGACTTGTAGTAGACGAGTGGGAGGATGTATTCCTTGTAGTCGGTGGGGTCAACGGCGTCGCGGATTATGTCCGCGCATTTGAATAGGTGAGATTCGAGGTCGTCAAGTGAGATGGGCATACCTGTGGGTGCCTCTCTGTTGGTATATCTTCTGCGGTGAAGTGCGATGGTGATAGACGCGAAAAGTCCCCGCTGGTATCCAAGAGGGATACCAACGGGAGAGGAGTACAGCGTGACTCAACGCATCGAGGGGGAGTGTGGAAATATCTGGTAGGAGCGGGGCAGATGGTAGAGAATGGAAGAAAGTAGTATATGATCGAATCGTGGGGAATAGCGTTATAGGATAGGTGTTCCGGTGATTCCGCACCTCGATGTGTTGATTCACGGTGTGATCTGCTCAAGTGTTCTAACCCGTGATTCTCAAGTTGCAAACCCCCCCCATGCTCCCCCAATCCGGGGCTGTTGCTCTGGCCGCTCGTTCACGTAGGGACTTTCTGAGCCTATTTTACCGTCGTTACACGCGTTACAGCGCGCACGGTTCGGAACCGCTCAACCTAAGAGGCGTTACTGCCGGCGACTCATCGAGCGCAAGGTCTTGTGTTCGCCTCTTTGCTCTCTGCCGACAGCCCCTCACCATCCAGTTGTTACTACGAGCGTTGATGGATACCCCGACTCGAAGGTCAGGACAGCCACCATAGCCTTGACGAGCAAATCGCTTGCCGAAATTTCACCGGCCACCATTCCGCAGAATCGTTCGTCGAACTCAGCTACGTCGAATCAACCAGCCGAGTGTTACCTCGGTCAAGCCATTCCCGATAGTCGCCAGTACAGACACTACAGAGGTAATACTCGAACGTCTCTGCTTCCGGGAGATGGTCTTCCGGGTTGTTCGTCTGGCTGATCTCTACGTGCGAGTCGTAACTGTCGAACGTATTGCCGCACCGCTCACAGGGTCGAAGAAGATCGTGTTCAGGCATCGTTATCGAAAGGACGTGACTGATCGAGTGATCAAACGCATAGAGGGGAAGGAGACTAACAACGAGTGGAAGACTGAACGAGTATTCCGAATCGCTGTTTCTACTCCGCTCGGTCTATGCGTGAAGACACGAGAGGAGTCACCGGGTTCTCCACCGTGCTTCTACCTTCCTACACTCCTATTAATGGTAAAGGGTTAATATACCACCCCCGGAGTTTATAAGTAAAGTATAATGTAATTGGGTTGTTTTGGGGCGAATACCGCCGATAACGGCCAATTTCGCGTGAAACGGCCAATTTCGCGTGATTTTGTCGGTTCATCGTTCTCGCGCGCGGTTGCCGGTTTACGAAGTTCCGCGTATAGGGTACGAACGTCAGAGTTCGGAAACCCCTACTCTATGCGCCCGAACACGGAGAAGTCCTCCAGCCGCTCGTTCGACCAATGGTACGCGTTCCCGCGTCCACCACGTCGATGGGTTACGTAACCCTCCTCGTCCAGCTCCTTCATCAGCTCGCCAACCTGCCGTGTCGTCACGGACACCGACTCCGCGATCTCACCGTTCGTCCACTCACCATCCGGCCACTTCTCCGAGCTAC carries:
- a CDS encoding GNAT family N-acetyltransferase encodes the protein MTLADEIEEVEPEEVRLDEAMLGYNIYVCGEYAGAIEGVPGSLEHLVVEMHWEGKGVGRTALRKFIELSRAEGCSVVTTNNDVHPAMTHILETEGFEEQTDGIGWEKEVQ
- a CDS encoding M48 family metallopeptidase — protein: MAKAQLHEIDLLGNAIEYDVRHSSDASNPRIDVDIHGVTVVLPEFPAVTPDELLRDNAAWVVEKTRGFEKYRDQVPERRFEAGESFPYLGEEHEVVVEQRPSSSVVDGMLRLAKHHVEDTSIERALETLYRRNARQRFERRTDYFAERMGVGYEQIEVRNQRTKWGSCSSNGTLGLNWRLMMAPPEIVDYVVVHELAHLREANHSSEFWSLVAEHDPEYEAHSEWLTDNSARLIFSEDDL
- a CDS encoding type I restriction endonuclease subunit R, producing MVSTPSEYGVERSLLSWLDGVGWETHGQDGDRGAKVLDDAYERSNHEVVYWNLLAEQVVALNEDVTEENVEKFVSSLKRDLDAENLMDGNRAFHQLLTKGKTFTVQRDDGTTETVYVDLIDYENPEKNRFHAVNQFSVSRETTIRPDVSLFVNGIPLVTMELKSVAQDNDWHDAVSDLLAYQDDVPRLFSPGLFNVAADTMELRYGAVGAPREFYEPWNDAPAKFEDDNEMRQAVNALCNPQTLLDLLKNFVFYERRAGGDAKIVPRYMQYYAVNRILDRVQKGEHKRGLIWHTQGSGKSFTMLYAAENLLKRDVAQNPQVFIIVDTDKLNSQMRDQLANLSLERWTEAESIDHLQELIERGQSELVLTTIQKFEDVDPDVQGNDEVIVMSDEAHRFMEADLGSRLDAALPDCYHFGFTGTPVQEGEREKDKNTFREFSPEGEDYLHRYSVKRGIEDGLILPVYFTLRHEMEWEIDEAGLDEEFEENFRGMTTDEKREFIRDNVNATTLAEIEPRVDRAVDEIDHHYAEHVAPNGWKGMVVTPSRRSAAMYGERLIERRGEDAVEVLYTATKDDPDLIEQFHTDSEERDSIVKAFKEDGGPELLVVHNMLLTGFDAPILKTMYLDRNLKNHNLMQAIARTNRPAPGKENGEIVDFQGVFENIDEALDYDAETKAYAARDKDELFDDLVEQVESVMTIFDGVPKTDTQEATYEAVNRVSTHPERREFKQGFRRLQNLYEAVAPDGRLVTEGIEQDYKWLSRIHVAFTRTTSGEDDPEEDMREKTREIISDNVEITEIKRDFPTYKLGEEYLEDVEDLDNPGVKASQIAHATREHLHPRENQNPRYKRLSERVTDIVERWQNDQISDPDAVEALKSVEDAVMRVEEDAEEQGMDDAEFAIYTHLTEETPDAIESEEQAEAIAEEIVSQFNDRVDRDYPGWKTNQQTISEIERILLDVMVKQYDLGHLIRNDDFVDALRNYLIRNHG
- a CDS encoding restriction endonuclease subunit S, which translates into the protein MSNERTLNEFTGDKENTIEDLPKSSVKSSLDETSVGDIPEDWYAVRLGDVTLETEYGLTESAEEYDPEKPRYIRTQDFDDFGGLQDDSLASLSEDKAVDGILEEGDLLFARSGSVGASLGKTYLYDPTDGECCFGGYSIRHRLVEQGVNNQYILQYTLSERYWDWIRRRAKTTAQSNINTGEYASLLIPLPPLEEQRKIATILNNIDSTIKKTNEIAGKADIHRGEKRYKGKLIQLKRGLMDDLFSGRVRTNNKDIEIPEHILRHG
- a CDS encoding type I restriction-modification system subunit M, with protein sequence MPISLDDLESHLFKCADIIRDAVDPTDYKEYILPLVYYKSISDEFEVQYEQNAEEYGEEFARRENLYDIPIVPEGYLWDDLRAVSDNVDQALNEAFDALVEENPQLQGVFRADYIDADALDDDRLGRLIEHLSQYDLDRDSVPPDMLGEAYMDLVRHFAEEEGKSGGQFFTPPHIVNLCVRLVDSFEDGMTFHDPTVGSGGMLIEAARYYREEQGGDPSKMTFTGQEINPDIAAIAKMNLSIHGLDGEIQREDSLSNPAFTNDEENELTRFDRVLANFPFSADWAKDDLQDDPYGRFDWHEKLPRADRGDYAFIMHMAKQLKRPDQDGVGGKAAILIPNGVLFRSNEDRYRKPMVNRDYVEAIVGLPDNLFQNVSIPSAILVLNTDKPEAKKDQIFFAYAGSEGFYRELSNQNELTEKGLNNIVENFRTWSDEPRISRVVGIDEIQANDYNLNVSLYVDTTEPRPDINVKEEWSELHRLQKERKSLEETIDNHLEVLNYE